In Clostridium sp., one DNA window encodes the following:
- the glmU gene encoding bifunctional UDP-N-acetylglucosamine diphosphorylase/glucosamine-1-phosphate N-acetyltransferase GlmU, with amino-acid sequence MYNCAIILAAGEGKRMKSSTPKVLHKICGREMVNIVIDEVRKAQIDDIDVVVGKGADEVKEAVKSRNVEFSVQHKQLGTGHAVICAKSFLKDKRGTVAIFTGDAPLIRESTVKKLVDFQNDGGYSAVVLTSIVEDPYGYGRIIREKNGDVLKIIEHKDCSEEELKVNEINSSMYCFDIESLVESLDKIDNNNAQGEYYLTDVIEILKKSGKKIGALPVQFDETLGVNSRKQLSQAARIMRKRINDKHMENGVTIIDPDSTYIDIDVKIENDTIIYPQNVIEGNTVVGRNCILYPGSRIENSIIEEGVTIQSSVILESSVGKGTTVGPFAYIRPESKIGNSVRIGDFVEVKKSFIGDGTKVSHLTYIGDAEVGKKCNFGCGTVVVNYDGKKKNKTLIGDNSFIGCNTNLVSPVRVDDNTYIAAGSTITDEVPEGSLAIARARQVNKEGWVYKRGMNKKD; translated from the coding sequence ATGTATAATTGTGCTATAATATTAGCAGCAGGTGAGGGAAAAAGAATGAAATCTTCTACACCAAAGGTACTTCATAAAATATGCGGAAGAGAAATGGTCAACATAGTAATAGATGAAGTCAGAAAAGCACAAATAGATGATATAGATGTAGTTGTAGGGAAAGGTGCAGATGAGGTAAAAGAGGCTGTTAAATCAAGAAATGTTGAATTTTCGGTTCAGCATAAACAATTGGGCACAGGACATGCAGTTATCTGTGCTAAAAGTTTTTTGAAGGATAAAAGGGGAACTGTAGCCATATTTACAGGAGATGCACCTTTAATAAGAGAAAGTACCGTCAAAAAACTTGTGGATTTCCAAAATGATGGAGGGTATAGTGCAGTTGTACTGACTTCAATAGTTGAGGATCCCTATGGATATGGAAGAATTATAAGAGAAAAAAATGGAGATGTTTTAAAAATAATTGAACATAAAGATTGTTCAGAAGAAGAGCTGAAGGTGAATGAAATAAATTCATCTATGTACTGCTTTGATATAGAAAGCCTGGTTGAAAGTCTTGATAAGATAGACAACAATAATGCACAGGGGGAGTATTATCTTACGGATGTAATAGAAATATTGAAAAAATCAGGGAAAAAAATAGGGGCACTTCCAGTTCAATTTGATGAAACACTTGGAGTAAATTCTAGAAAGCAGCTTTCTCAGGCAGCAAGGATCATGCGAAAAAGGATAAATGATAAACATATGGAAAATGGAGTCACAATTATTGATCCGGATTCCACTTATATAGATATTGATGTAAAAATAGAAAATGATACTATAATATATCCTCAAAATGTTATTGAGGGTAATACTGTAGTAGGCAGAAATTGTATACTATATCCCGGTTCCAGAATAGAAAACAGTATTATAGAGGAAGGTGTCACTATTCAGAGTTCGGTTATATTGGAGAGCAGTGTAGGAAAGGGTACTACTGTAGGACCTTTTGCATATATAAGGCCTGAAAGTAAGATTGGAAATTCGGTGAGAATAGGTGACTTTGTAGAAGTTAAAAAATCTTTCATCGGAGATGGTACCAAAGTATCACATCTAACCTATATAGGTGATGCCGAGGTTGGTAAAAAGTGCAATTTTGGCTGCGGTACAGTTGTAGTCAATTATGATGGCAAGAAAAAGAATAAGACTTTAATCGGGGATAATTCTTTTATAGGATGTAATACAAATCTGGTGTCTCCGGTAAGAGTTGATGATAATACATATATAGCAGCAGGTTCTACTATAACAGATGAAGTTCCTGAAGGATCTCTGGCCATAGCAAGAGCAAGGCAGGTAAATAAAGAAGGCTGGGTATATAAAAGAGGAATGAATAAAAAAGATTGA
- the murC gene encoding UDP-N-acetylmuramate--L-alanine ligase, whose translation MSFDFIKDKSKNIYFIGIGGISMSGLAEILIKKGFHVSGSDIKASPITDKLRSLGAEIFIGQIKEHIDEDIDMIVYTAAISKDNPEFVRAKELNIPLMVRAEFLGQIMKGHKYNIAISGTHGKTTTTSMLSSISLKAELDPTILVGGELDLIDGNVRVGHSQYFITEACEYKESFLKFFPYIGVILNIDADHLDYYKDIYDIQNAFIKFAKLIPRDGYLVCCSDDDKMNKVISNVNCNIITYGLKTGDITAKNINYDEKGCASFDVYKYDKLLFSVNLNIPGRHNILNSLASIAVSLILNISNKYIIESLGNFKGAHRRFELKGEKDGITIIDDYAHHPTEIKATLSAAQNYPHKRICCVFQPHTFSRTLNLYDEFTKAFDNVDELILADIYAAREKDTHEVSSSMLAKSISSRGIDCKNFHNFDDIVSYLNSTLKDGDLLLTIGAGDVFKVGEMYLQK comes from the coding sequence TTGTCATTTGATTTTATAAAAGATAAAAGCAAAAACATATATTTCATAGGTATAGGTGGAATAAGCATGAGCGGACTTGCAGAAATATTGATAAAAAAAGGATTTCATGTTTCGGGATCTGATATAAAAGCTTCTCCTATAACTGACAAATTAAGATCCCTTGGCGCAGAGATATTTATAGGACAAATTAAAGAACACATAGATGAAGATATAGATATGATAGTGTATACGGCCGCCATTTCCAAAGACAATCCTGAGTTTGTTAGGGCAAAAGAGTTAAATATACCCCTTATGGTAAGAGCCGAATTTCTGGGGCAAATAATGAAAGGACACAAATACAATATAGCCATTTCTGGAACTCATGGCAAAACTACTACAACTTCAATGCTGTCAAGCATATCTTTGAAAGCCGAATTGGACCCTACCATATTAGTAGGCGGTGAACTGGACCTAATAGACGGGAATGTGCGAGTTGGACACAGTCAGTACTTTATTACCGAAGCCTGTGAATACAAGGAATCCTTCTTGAAGTTCTTCCCTTATATAGGCGTAATTCTGAATATAGATGCAGATCATCTCGACTACTATAAGGATATTTATGATATACAAAATGCCTTTATAAAATTTGCTAAATTAATACCAAGGGACGGGTATCTCGTATGCTGCAGTGACGATGACAAAATGAACAAAGTAATATCAAACGTGAACTGCAATATAATTACTTATGGTCTTAAAACCGGAGATATTACAGCCAAAAATATCAATTATGACGAAAAGGGATGTGCAAGTTTTGACGTGTATAAATATGATAAACTCCTGTTTTCAGTAAATTTGAACATTCCCGGAAGACATAATATATTGAATTCTCTGGCAAGCATAGCCGTTTCCCTGATTTTGAATATATCCAATAAATACATCATAGAAAGTCTTGGCAATTTCAAAGGTGCCCACAGGCGATTCGAACTCAAAGGTGAAAAAGATGGAATTACAATAATAGATGATTACGCCCACCATCCCACTGAAATCAAGGCTACTTTAAGTGCAGCACAAAACTATCCACATAAAAGGATATGCTGTGTATTTCAGCCCCATACATTTTCAAGGACATTGAATCTATATGATGAATTCACAAAAGCATTTGACAACGTAGATGAATTGATACTGGCCGATATATATGCTGCAAGGGAGAAGGATACACATGAAGTAAGCTCGAGTATGCTTGCAAAAAGCATTTCCTCCAGAGGTATAGATTGCAAAAACTTCCATAACTTCGATGACATTGTATCATATCTAAATAGCACATTAAAAGATGGCGACCTGCTCCTGACAATAGGTGCCGGTGATGTATTCAAAGTAGGAGAAATGTATCTTCAAAAATAA
- a CDS encoding ribose-phosphate diphosphokinase encodes MITHGKSIKIFTGNSHPDLAEEIADILGMKVGNSKVSTFSDGEISVDINETVRGRDVFIIQSTNNPVNDNLMEILIMIDAFKRASAGRITAVVPYYGYARQDRKAKARDPITAKLVADILTAAGADRVLTMDLHASQIQGYFNIPLDNLLGAPILAKYFIDKGFDSKEDVVVVSPDLGSVTRARNFADKLHTQIAIIDKRRPKPNVSEVMNIIGDIKGKRVILVDDMIDTAGTITNGANALMERGAKEVYACCTHAVLSGPAIERIKDSSIKELVMLNTIRLPEEKILDKFTILSVAPVFAEAIRRIYEDRSVSKLFEN; translated from the coding sequence ATGATAACCCATGGAAAAAGCATTAAAATCTTTACAGGCAATTCTCATCCGGATTTGGCTGAAGAAATAGCAGATATTTTAGGGATGAAAGTAGGAAATTCCAAAGTATCTACTTTTAGTGATGGGGAAATATCTGTGGATATTAATGAAACAGTACGAGGAAGAGATGTATTTATAATTCAATCAACAAATAATCCTGTAAATGACAATTTAATGGAAATTCTAATTATGATAGATGCATTTAAAAGAGCATCTGCAGGAAGAATTACAGCTGTAGTTCCTTATTATGGATATGCAAGACAGGATAGAAAGGCAAAGGCAAGAGATCCTATTACTGCAAAGCTTGTTGCAGATATATTGACTGCAGCCGGGGCAGACAGAGTTCTTACTATGGATCTGCATGCATCCCAGATTCAAGGATATTTTAATATACCGCTTGACAATTTGCTTGGAGCACCCATACTGGCAAAGTACTTTATTGACAAGGGATTTGACAGCAAAGAAGATGTAGTGGTAGTATCACCAGACCTCGGAAGTGTAACGAGGGCTAGAAATTTTGCAGATAAACTACATACTCAAATTGCAATTATAGATAAAAGAAGACCAAAGCCTAATGTATCAGAAGTAATGAACATAATTGGAGACATAAAAGGTAAAAGGGTCATACTGGTAGATGATATGATAGATACAGCAGGAACTATAACCAATGGTGCAAATGCACTGATGGAAAGAGGGGCAAAGGAAGTGTATGCCTGCTGTACCCATGCTGTTCTTTCGGGACCGGCAATTGAAAGAATAAAGGATTCTTCTATAAAGGAACTTGTCATGTTGAATACAATAAGACTTCCAGAGGAGAAAATACTTGATAAATTTACCATATTGTCTGTAGCACCTGTTTTTGCAGAAGCTATAAGAAGAATATATGAAGATAGATCAGTTAGCAAGTTATTTGAAAACTAA
- a CDS encoding HAD family hydrolase yields MENFWDKILKNIDGAIFDMDGTLLDSMGMWDNIDKEYLENRGIPVPENLKIEIEHLSFRETAEYFKSRFNIPDCIEIIEKDWYNMAFNKYAENKMIKPQAKNLLKLLKSRNIKIALATSNYRETSIAALKRNNIYELFDAITTTQEVPRGKDFPDIYILSSKKIGISPEKCVVFEDSLPAIKAARSANMYVIAVKDKYCPHDWQCILNHSDAGITDFSEIIFE; encoded by the coding sequence ATGGAAAATTTTTGGGACAAGATATTGAAAAATATAGATGGTGCAATTTTTGACATGGATGGAACTCTGCTTGATTCCATGGGAATGTGGGACAACATTGATAAAGAATACCTGGAAAACAGGGGTATACCAGTACCTGAGAATTTGAAAATTGAAATAGAACATTTAAGCTTCAGGGAAACAGCAGAATATTTTAAGTCAAGATTCAATATACCTGACTGCATTGAAATTATAGAAAAAGACTGGTACAATATGGCTTTTAACAAATATGCAGAAAATAAAATGATAAAACCTCAGGCAAAAAATCTTTTGAAATTATTGAAGTCCAGAAATATAAAAATTGCTTTAGCTACAAGCAATTACAGGGAAACTTCAATTGCTGCTTTAAAAAGGAACAATATATATGAGCTATTTGATGCAATCACTACAACCCAGGAAGTCCCGCGAGGGAAAGATTTCCCCGACATCTACATTCTATCCTCCAAAAAAATTGGCATATCTCCTGAAAAATGTGTGGTATTTGAAGATTCCCTACCAGCTATAAAAGCAGCCAGGTCGGCAAATATGTACGTAATAGCCGTAAAAGACAAATATTGTCCTCATGATTGGCAGTGCATCCTCAATCATTCTGATGCAGGTATTACTGATTTTTCTGAAATTATCTTCGAGTAA
- the purR gene encoding pur operon repressor — MQKLSRNQRISAITKILLENPNKIISLNRFTEMFNTAKSTVSEDIVMVKDTFIRLYMGKVETVSGAAGGVKYVCGISAEKSREFAEELCIILKNRERIIPGNFLYMTDIMFNPEIINTAGIILASEFIHSNVDYVVTVETKGIPLAYEVARMLGVQMIVVRRETKFTEGSTITINYVSGSTGRIQNMSLSKKAMKPGSKCIFIDDFMKAGGTARGIMNLLKEFESELLGIGVLMDNVETPKKLVQDYISIVDFKGIIDGENGARLFPSKRFN, encoded by the coding sequence ATGCAGAAACTCAGTAGGAACCAGAGGATATCAGCTATAACAAAGATATTACTTGAAAATCCTAATAAAATAATAAGCCTGAATAGGTTCACAGAAATGTTCAATACTGCAAAATCAACTGTAAGTGAAGATATAGTCATGGTAAAGGATACATTTATCAGGCTTTACATGGGAAAGGTGGAAACTGTGTCGGGTGCAGCAGGAGGAGTCAAATATGTATGTGGTATATCAGCAGAAAAAAGCAGGGAGTTTGCCGAAGAATTATGTATTATTTTAAAAAATAGAGAAAGAATAATACCAGGTAATTTCCTTTATATGACTGATATAATGTTTAATCCTGAAATAATAAATACTGCTGGAATTATTCTCGCATCTGAATTTATACACAGCAATGTTGACTATGTAGTTACAGTTGAAACAAAAGGCATACCTCTTGCCTATGAAGTGGCAAGGATGCTTGGAGTACAGATGATAGTAGTAAGAAGGGAAACGAAATTTACCGAAGGATCAACCATCACTATAAATTATGTTTCAGGATCTACGGGAAGAATTCAGAATATGTCATTGTCAAAGAAAGCTATGAAGCCCGGCAGTAAGTGTATATTTATTGATGATTTTATGAAGGCTGGTGGTACGGCCAGAGGCATAATGAATCTCCTGAAAGAGTTTGAAAGTGAGTTGTTGGGAATTGGAGTACTTATGGATAATGTAGAAACTCCGAAAAAATTAGTGCAGGATTATATATCCATAGTTGACTTTAAAGGTATTATTGATGGAGAGAATGGTGCACGGTTATTTCCTTCCAAAAGATTTAACTAA
- a CDS encoding TIGR01212 family radical SAM protein (This family includes YhcC from E. coli K-12, an uncharacterized radical SAM protein.), with translation MLWGDKRYYSLNYYLRHKFGCKVFKISLDAGFSCPNRDGTIGTGGCIFCSERGSGDFAGSREFSIHDQFQSIKKMMSKKWSNGKCIAYFQAYTNTYAPVYVLNQKYREAVEENDVVGLAIATRPDCLDDDVLDLISKFNEKLYTWVELGLQTSNEDTAIKINRGYKLNVFEKAVKNLNDRNIDVVAHIIFGLPEEKHEDMINTVRYVSDIKVQGVKFHLLHLMKNTPMVRFYKLGQLKFMTEEEYVNLICRAISYTDPDIVVHRLTGDSPRDTLIGPKWSLKKWEILNEIDKSLADNNIYQGINCS, from the coding sequence TTGCTTTGGGGTGATAAAAGATATTATAGTCTAAATTACTATTTGAGACATAAATTTGGATGCAAGGTATTCAAGATATCTCTGGATGCTGGTTTTTCATGTCCCAACAGAGATGGTACTATAGGAACGGGAGGCTGTATATTTTGCAGTGAAAGAGGATCGGGAGATTTTGCAGGCAGCAGGGAATTTTCTATCCACGATCAATTTCAGAGTATAAAGAAAATGATGAGTAAAAAATGGAGTAATGGAAAATGTATTGCCTATTTTCAGGCATATACAAATACCTACGCTCCTGTTTATGTATTAAATCAAAAATACAGGGAGGCAGTAGAGGAAAATGACGTAGTAGGCTTGGCAATAGCAACAAGGCCGGATTGTCTGGATGATGATGTACTTGATTTGATTTCAAAATTTAATGAAAAATTATATACATGGGTTGAACTTGGACTTCAAACCTCAAATGAAGATACTGCAATCAAAATAAACAGAGGGTATAAATTAAACGTTTTTGAAAAGGCAGTAAAAAATTTGAATGATAGGAATATTGATGTAGTTGCTCATATAATATTTGGACTCCCAGAAGAAAAGCATGAGGATATGATAAATACAGTGAGGTATGTGTCGGATATTAAGGTCCAGGGTGTAAAATTTCATCTGCTTCATCTTATGAAAAACACGCCTATGGTCCGTTTTTATAAATTAGGTCAGTTGAAATTTATGACAGAGGAGGAATATGTAAATTTAATATGCAGGGCAATTTCATATACCGATCCAGACATTGTGGTACATAGACTTACAGGGGACTCGCCCAGAGATACTCTGATAGGTCCAAAATGGAGTTTGAAAAAGTGGGAAATATTAAATGAAATAGATAAATCCCTGGCAGATAATAATATTTACCAGGGGATTAATTGCAGCTGA
- a CDS encoding [Fe-Fe] hydrogenase large subunit C-terminal domain-containing protein encodes MKEKYRELFKIIVKSYYNGDFDKKVNEILSENSIDKKELCSIVSLLCGVDIDYNSSNFISELKNSIKSYNSGGKIVNKVKDCSLDCVDENGKTVCQKSCPFDAILIDKKNNTTVLDADKCADCGICVDSCPSGGIMDSVQFLPLANILKDDRPVIAVVAPAIIGQFGSDVKIGQLRSSFKKLGFTDMIEVAFFADMLTLKEAIEFDHYVKNENDLMITSCCCPMWVGMLKKIYNDLVKYVSPSVSPMIAAGRVVKKLNPNCKVVFVGPCIAKKAEAKNKDIEGSIDFVLTFQEVKDIFESLDIKPSELPDEESSEYASKGGRLYARTGGVSIAVSEAVERIFPEKHNLLKAVQANGIKECKAILEKAQNGEINANFIEGMGCIGGCVGGPKAIIPKEEGREHVNEFAGNSDIKVAVDSACMNSILNKIGINSIEDFKDENKIDIFERKF; translated from the coding sequence ATGAAGGAAAAATACAGGGAATTATTCAAGATTATTGTAAAGTCATATTATAATGGTGATTTCGATAAAAAAGTAAATGAAATTCTATCTGAAAATTCTATTGATAAGAAAGAATTATGCTCAATCGTTTCCTTACTCTGTGGGGTTGATATAGATTATAACAGCAGCAATTTCATATCAGAATTAAAGAACTCTATAAAATCATATAATTCAGGTGGCAAGATAGTCAATAAAGTTAAAGACTGCTCATTGGATTGTGTGGATGAAAACGGGAAAACTGTCTGTCAGAAATCCTGTCCTTTTGATGCAATACTAATTGACAAAAAAAACAATACTACTGTTTTGGATGCCGATAAATGTGCAGACTGCGGCATATGCGTAGATTCCTGCCCATCAGGTGGAATAATGGATTCAGTGCAGTTTCTGCCTTTAGCAAATATTCTAAAAGACGATCGTCCCGTAATAGCTGTAGTTGCACCTGCTATAATAGGACAATTTGGATCAGATGTAAAAATCGGTCAACTGAGATCCTCCTTTAAAAAACTAGGCTTTACGGATATGATAGAGGTCGCATTTTTTGCAGATATGTTAACTTTGAAAGAGGCTATAGAATTTGATCACTATGTCAAAAATGAAAATGACCTTATGATAACTTCCTGCTGCTGCCCTATGTGGGTTGGAATGTTAAAAAAGATTTACAACGATCTTGTAAAATATGTTTCACCATCCGTTTCTCCAATGATAGCTGCAGGAAGAGTTGTTAAAAAGCTAAATCCCAATTGCAAAGTTGTATTTGTAGGCCCCTGCATAGCAAAAAAAGCCGAAGCAAAAAACAAGGACATAGAAGGCAGCATAGATTTTGTATTAACTTTTCAGGAGGTAAAAGATATATTTGAATCACTGGATATAAAACCTTCAGAGCTTCCAGATGAAGAGTCCTCTGAATATGCTTCAAAAGGTGGAAGACTTTATGCCCGCACAGGAGGAGTATCTATTGCTGTAAGCGAAGCAGTGGAAAGAATTTTTCCCGAGAAACATAATCTCTTAAAAGCAGTTCAGGCCAATGGAATAAAAGAATGTAAAGCCATACTTGAAAAAGCTCAAAATGGTGAAATAAATGCCAATTTTATAGAAGGCATGGGGTGTATTGGTGGCTGCGTTGGTGGACCAAAAGCCATAATTCCAAAAGAGGAAGGCAGAGAGCATGTAAATGAATTTGCCGGAAACTCTGATATTAAAGTAGCCGTAGACAGTGCCTGTATGAATAGTATATTGAACAAAATAGGCATAAACTCCATAGAGGATTTCAAAGATGAAAATAAAATAGATATATTCGAAAGAAAATTTTAA
- a CDS encoding sensor histidine kinase: MRRSLFSKLVTAFTAIIVLSFVMTFAFLSYWFESYYFNQRKEELLRESEFIKERAIQYLNGNITSDDINDTITYIGNYLSADIWLVDNYGYVYSVSSSKHKKLIATSKQIVTSDLKELRENKTVDKRGNYSEVFSSPVHTFEIPIFSNGVFRGAIMMHTSINELKGPLKRVYQIIWISAVLAIIISCIVIYYLSQKIIIEPLEKINYAADKISKGEVQKRVHINSKDEIGVLARSFNSMADSIEEVEKNRRQFISNVSHEIRSPITSIKGFIGGILDGVIPEQKENYYLSLTYSEIQRLTRLVNDLLDLSAIEAGQFKMRIEEVDINEIVRLCVIKFEQKINNKKLKVDVNMEDDKLYVAADKDRITQVVVNLIDNAVKYVGSGGNIKIETKTKSDKAFISVFNDGPGIDNEDLNHIWDRFYKGDKSRTSKISTGLGLPIVRSILTQLGEDIWVKNREGAGVEFTFTLKRI, from the coding sequence ATGAGGAGAAGCCTGTTTTCAAAGCTTGTGACAGCATTTACAGCAATTATTGTACTGAGCTTTGTCATGACATTTGCCTTTTTATCCTATTGGTTTGAGAGTTATTATTTTAATCAGAGGAAAGAGGAACTGCTGCGTGAATCTGAATTTATAAAAGAAAGGGCCATTCAATATTTAAATGGCAATATAACTTCTGATGATATAAATGATACTATAACGTACATAGGGAACTATTTATCGGCAGATATATGGCTTGTAGACAATTACGGTTATGTTTATTCTGTATCCTCAAGCAAGCATAAAAAATTAATAGCAACTTCCAAGCAGATAGTGACAAGTGACCTTAAAGAACTTAGAGAAAATAAAACAGTAGATAAAAGGGGAAATTACTCAGAGGTATTTAGTTCACCGGTACATACTTTTGAAATACCTATTTTTTCAAATGGAGTATTCAGAGGAGCAATAATGATGCATACGTCCATAAATGAATTGAAGGGTCCCCTAAAAAGGGTATACCAGATAATTTGGATATCCGCTGTGCTTGCAATTATAATTTCATGCATAGTCATATATTATTTGTCACAGAAGATAATTATAGAACCACTGGAGAAAATAAATTATGCGGCAGATAAAATATCCAAGGGAGAAGTACAAAAAAGAGTTCATATAAATTCTAAAGATGAAATTGGAGTACTTGCCAGATCTTTTAACAGCATGGCAGATTCTATAGAAGAAGTTGAGAAAAACAGAAGACAGTTTATATCAAATGTATCCCATGAGATAAGATCTCCTATAACATCTATAAAGGGCTTTATAGGTGGAATCCTGGATGGAGTAATTCCAGAACAAAAGGAAAACTACTATCTCTCTTTGACTTATTCGGAAATACAGAGGCTTACAAGACTTGTAAATGACCTTTTGGATTTATCTGCCATAGAAGCAGGCCAGTTTAAGATGAGGATTGAAGAAGTGGATATAAATGAAATTGTAAGATTATGTGTAATAAAATTTGAGCAGAAAATTAATAATAAAAAACTTAAAGTTGATGTAAATATGGAGGATGACAAATTGTATGTAGCTGCAGATAAGGACAGGATAACCCAGGTAGTTGTGAATTTGATAGATAATGCAGTAAAGTATGTTGGTTCAGGAGGAAATATAAAAATTGAAACGAAGACAAAATCAGATAAGGCTTTTATATCTGTATTTAATGATGGCCCGGGAATAGACAATGAAGACTTAAATCATATATGGGACAGATTTTATAAAGGTGATAAATCAAGAACTTCGAAAATAAGCACAGGCTTGGGATTGCCTATAGTAAGAAGCATATTGACCCAGCTTGGAGAAGATATATGGGTTAAAAACAGGGAAGGTGCTGGAGTAGAATTCACTTTTACTCTCAAAAGGATTTAA
- the spoVG gene encoding septation regulator SpoVG, whose amino-acid sequence MQITDVRVRKIAAEGKMKAIVSVTFDNEFVVHDIKVIEGQNGLFIAMPSRKTPDGEFKDIAHPINTQTREKIQNAILDEYEKVKNEETVTKDKVQE is encoded by the coding sequence ATGCAAATTACAGACGTTAGAGTTAGAAAAATTGCTGCTGAGGGTAAAATGAAAGCTATTGTTTCCGTGACTTTTGATAACGAATTCGTTGTTCACGATATAAAAGTTATAGAAGGTCAAAATGGACTTTTTATTGCAATGCCTAGTAGGAAAACTCCTGATGGGGAATTTAAGGACATTGCACATCCAATCAATACTCAAACAAGAGAAAAAATTCAAAATGCAATTCTCGATGAGTATGAAAAAGTAAAGAACGAAGAAACTGTTACTAAAGATAAAGTACAGGAGTAA
- a CDS encoding response regulator transcription factor produces the protein MEGSIGKILIVDDDENICEVIKMYVESSGYDVRIANDGKAAEEVFLEYKPDLVLLDIMLPNIDGIDVLKWIRKDFETPVIMLTAKGETFDKVLGLELGADDYIVKPFEAKEMLARIKAVLRRYNVDNENKEVLKFEDLTIDINSYTVVYKDNEVKMPPKEFELLYYLSSNKNRVFTREQLLCEVWGYDYPGDSRTVDVHIKRLREKLQGGPNWQIETVWGVGYKFEVK, from the coding sequence ATGGAAGGCTCGATTGGAAAAATATTAATTGTGGATGATGATGAAAATATATGTGAAGTTATAAAAATGTACGTTGAAAGCTCAGGGTATGATGTAAGAATAGCCAACGATGGAAAAGCTGCCGAAGAGGTTTTCTTAGAGTATAAACCGGATTTGGTGCTGCTTGATATAATGCTTCCAAATATAGATGGAATAGATGTATTGAAGTGGATAAGGAAAGATTTTGAAACACCTGTAATTATGCTTACGGCAAAAGGAGAAACTTTTGACAAGGTACTTGGACTTGAACTTGGTGCTGATGATTACATAGTCAAACCTTTTGAAGCAAAAGAAATGCTTGCAAGAATTAAAGCGGTGCTTAGAAGATATAATGTTGATAATGAAAACAAAGAGGTACTTAAATTTGAAGATCTAACAATAGATATAAATTCGTATACGGTTGTATATAAGGACAACGAAGTAAAAATGCCTCCGAAGGAATTTGAACTGCTTTATTATTTATCCAGCAACAAGAATAGAGTTTTTACAAGGGAGCAGCTTCTGTGTGAAGTTTGGGGATATGATTATCCCGGAGATTCCAGAACAGTAGATGTACATATAAAAAGGTTGAGAGAAAAACTTCAGGGAGGTCCAAACTGGCAGATAGAAACTGTATGGGGAGTAGGGTATAAATTTGAGGTGAAATAA